One window of the Bacteroidales bacterium genome contains the following:
- a CDS encoding T9SS type A sorting domain-containing protein — translation MYTISKGHLLANYCLLIMLLLVAKTITMAQSVDLGWKGSAMMPLNLFTDKDRWICNFNQGARDSGYITTNDTCVFLHWKFGSGKRDKFVQFYQVMSPTISLSDKDIFGFDVKGSKCDTRRNIQLKFEDGTIQGTYKWDGLASITRWCESVSVLKKQIGNGGSISWNAVKVISFEVNSGASDNDILPDSGTIAFKKLKTDSAASWVRATSFETLNDSSVLPIIAKQALKAILNRQNSNTGLFCTWLADKVSYLYGQGLVLKILSSEGQWENSKPVDSCSRAAEKLALFLVKNQDKLGFWPRAWKTETGDIIYNLEGDGTVWMGDFPWIITGLQNYYNKSKDKRVIIAIEKAKFFLYNLIDSDGKFYTINPLTKVKYEVSSGEAYTAAILSVNELGDSSKANKMLQYIDSKTWDTELKYWQEAINAPRVVLFANTWLSAFFKKTSDAQKSLDALSFSGKVLYTKGPSDPAGFDGIGPIATWYEGTLSYICAGGTGSRSLFYNLVNHRYPDGTVPHYNDSVSVAGIWAVKWSSLDGTSWLYYAASRKSPFDRLTTLDTCKTEPKKVLMHYMGWFGTGITGQHWSCGQPRKPLIDYYDSRSWTTSLYHILLSWSCGIDGLVINVKDDFDEQSLKVLMPTINKIRDIDSTDFKYEFAISYDDQGMDKKEPLDTALRKISYLRDYILPNTSNYLYYYDRPAVFVFNYPNKFLTAKNFYDVTSSIFTEKQPIILWNEIEADAIDYINSSYPWVGPDNTGWYANGKNWGRKYLQWYYPEVNQYGLNLNFTTGGVWPGFDDKSNNCWGEKNRWMDRQNGTIYDSTWTFVNNYQSPLPLKWVIIETWNDWNEGTEIEPSNEFGYKYLKSTIKSINDFKNTNISLDTCKFEAARKIYEASRLIELKLRDSVKHYPDLKLAIKNLILKDCSNAISFAENIISNINENSISGIKIYPNPSNNKLNIELNDIKQSTMRVIGIKGDIMLTKIINRQFETIDISNLPKGVYFIQILQEHKSFVKKIVLN, via the coding sequence ATGTATACAATTAGTAAAGGCCATCTTTTAGCTAATTATTGTTTATTAATTATGCTTCTGCTAGTTGCAAAAACCATAACTATGGCTCAATCTGTAGATCTTGGTTGGAAAGGATCAGCGATGATGCCTCTAAATTTATTTACAGATAAAGATAGATGGATTTGCAACTTTAATCAGGGGGCAAGAGATTCTGGCTATATAACCACCAATGATACCTGTGTTTTTCTACACTGGAAATTTGGTTCAGGGAAAAGAGACAAGTTTGTACAGTTTTATCAGGTAATGAGTCCAACCATCTCATTATCCGATAAGGATATATTTGGCTTTGATGTTAAAGGATCAAAGTGTGATACAAGACGTAACATTCAACTCAAATTTGAAGATGGTACCATTCAGGGCACCTATAAATGGGACGGATTAGCTAGTATTACCAGATGGTGTGAGAGCGTTTCAGTTCTTAAAAAACAAATAGGGAATGGCGGAAGCATTAGCTGGAATGCCGTAAAGGTTATATCGTTCGAGGTTAATTCTGGAGCATCAGATAATGATATATTGCCCGATTCGGGTACGATAGCATTCAAAAAACTTAAAACCGATTCTGCTGCATCTTGGGTACGTGCAACCTCCTTTGAAACGCTTAACGATTCCAGTGTGTTACCTATAATTGCTAAGCAAGCCTTAAAAGCAATTCTCAATCGTCAAAATAGCAATACAGGCCTTTTTTGTACCTGGCTCGCGGATAAAGTCTCCTATCTATATGGGCAAGGACTTGTTCTAAAAATACTTTCTTCGGAGGGGCAGTGGGAGAATTCAAAACCAGTAGATTCATGCTCCAGAGCTGCAGAAAAATTGGCGCTATTTCTAGTTAAAAATCAAGATAAACTTGGTTTCTGGCCAAGAGCTTGGAAAACCGAAACAGGGGATATTATTTATAATCTTGAGGGTGATGGAACAGTATGGATGGGTGATTTTCCCTGGATTATTACAGGTTTACAGAATTACTATAATAAGTCAAAAGATAAAAGGGTAATAATTGCCATTGAAAAAGCAAAATTCTTCCTGTATAACTTAATAGACAGCGATGGGAAATTCTACACAATCAACCCGCTAACTAAGGTGAAGTATGAGGTTTCAAGCGGCGAAGCTTATACCGCGGCAATACTCAGTGTCAACGAACTTGGCGACTCGTCTAAAGCGAATAAAATGTTGCAATATATTGACAGTAAAACATGGGATACAGAATTAAAATACTGGCAGGAAGCAATAAATGCTCCTCGTGTAGTGCTATTTGCCAACACATGGCTTTCTGCATTTTTTAAGAAAACGTCTGATGCACAAAAGTCTCTGGATGCACTTTCCTTTTCGGGGAAAGTACTTTATACCAAGGGACCAAGTGATCCTGCCGGATTTGATGGGATTGGGCCAATTGCAACGTGGTATGAAGGAACGTTATCTTACATCTGTGCAGGAGGAACTGGTAGTCGTTCACTCTTCTACAATTTAGTTAACCATCGCTATCCCGATGGAACAGTACCTCATTATAACGACTCTGTTAGTGTAGCCGGAATTTGGGCGGTTAAATGGTCGAGTCTTGATGGTACATCATGGCTCTACTATGCAGCATCAAGAAAATCCCCATTCGACAGGTTAACCACTTTAGATACTTGCAAAACTGAACCAAAAAAAGTATTAATGCACTACATGGGATGGTTTGGTACTGGTATAACAGGCCAACATTGGTCATGTGGTCAGCCCAGAAAACCTCTTATCGATTATTACGATTCAAGAAGTTGGACAACATCGCTTTACCATATATTATTGTCTTGGTCATGCGGAATTGATGGGTTGGTTATTAACGTAAAAGATGACTTTGACGAGCAAAGCCTTAAGGTACTAATGCCTACAATTAATAAAATCAGGGATATTGATAGTACAGATTTTAAATATGAATTTGCTATCAGCTATGATGATCAGGGAATGGATAAAAAAGAACCATTGGATACTGCTTTAAGAAAAATTTCGTACTTACGTGATTATATCCTTCCGAATACATCAAATTACCTGTATTATTATGATAGACCGGCAGTTTTTGTATTTAATTATCCAAATAAATTTTTAACTGCAAAAAATTTTTATGACGTTACAAGTAGCATATTTACTGAAAAACAACCAATTATTCTGTGGAATGAAATAGAAGCAGATGCTATCGATTATATTAATTCTTCATATCCTTGGGTTGGCCCTGATAATACCGGATGGTATGCAAATGGCAAGAACTGGGGGAGAAAATATTTGCAGTGGTACTATCCTGAAGTAAATCAATATGGTTTAAACCTCAATTTTACTACCGGAGGCGTTTGGCCTGGTTTTGATGACAAGAGTAATAATTGTTGGGGAGAAAAGAATAGATGGATGGATAGGCAGAATGGAACTATATACGATTCAACATGGACATTTGTGAATAATTACCAGTCCCCCTTACCATTAAAATGGGTAATTATTGAGACCTGGAATGATTGGAACGAGGGTACTGAAATTGAGCCTAGCAATGAATTCGGTTATAAATATCTTAAATCGACAATTAAAAGCATTAATGATTTTAAAAACACAAATATTTCCTTAGATACTTGTAAATTTGAGGCTGCAAGAAAAATCTATGAAGCATCAAGATTGATTGAACTTAAATTACGTGATTCGGTAAAACATTATCCCGATCTTAAACTTGCAATTAAAAATTTAATACTAAAAGATTGTTCCAATGCCATATCTTTTGCTGAAAATATAATATCGAACATCAATGAAAACAGCATTAGCGGAATAAAAATATACCCAAATCCATCTAACAATAAACTTAATATTGAGTTAAATGATATTAAGCAATCAACAATGCGGGTTATTGGTATTAAAGGGGATATTATGCTTACCAAAATAATAAATAGGCAATTTGAAACTATTGATATATCTAATTTGCCGAAAGGGGTTTACTTTATTCAAATATTACAAGAACATAAATCTTTCGTAAAAAAGATAGTTCTAAACTAA
- a CDS encoding M20/M25/M40 family metallo-hydrolase encodes MKKIIAVSLALSIFLNLIGQDVDYPKEVVKTLASPEFKGRGYVEDGNRIAANYIKDQYSQIGLNPFKKGYFQPFKIDVNTFPKSMKLAFDNSKLVAGKDFIVDPSSPSLNGEFSVYIINKQDLLDDNKVRNAIQSSTGKILIINERDFKTVKKEEKQKVEDIINFLKYSPNVPSSGTIIVTSEKLTWSTSTTQSSKPSFTVNNGYDIATLKKGKIEIDASLIKYKTQNIIGYVEGKEKPDSFLVVLAHYDHLGKMGSETYFPGANDNSSGVAMLLTLAKHFKANPPKYSIVFIALSAEEIGIVGAKYFVDNPLFDLKKIKFLVNFDLAGTGDDGIKVVNGSVFKTYFDILTRLNEKNSYLKSVQIRGAACNSDHCLFYDKGVPSYYIYTLGGIQAYHDIYDKSETLPLTGFTNYSKLMIDFFNNF; translated from the coding sequence ATGAAAAAAATTATTGCAGTTTCATTAGCTCTTTCTATCTTTCTTAATTTGATAGGTCAAGATGTTGATTACCCTAAAGAGGTTGTAAAGACACTCGCTTCTCCTGAGTTTAAAGGACGAGGCTATGTTGAGGATGGAAATAGAATTGCTGCAAATTATATTAAAGATCAATATTCTCAAATTGGATTAAACCCATTTAAGAAGGGTTATTTTCAACCCTTTAAGATTGATGTAAATACTTTCCCCAAAAGCATGAAACTAGCATTTGACAACTCTAAATTAGTGGCAGGGAAGGATTTTATTGTAGATCCATCATCCCCATCATTGAATGGTGAATTTTCAGTATATATTATCAACAAACAAGACCTGTTAGACGACAATAAGGTTCGAAATGCTATACAATCCTCAACAGGTAAGATTTTGATTATAAATGAAAGAGATTTTAAAACTGTTAAAAAAGAAGAGAAACAAAAAGTAGAAGATATCATAAATTTTCTAAAATACAGCCCTAACGTTCCTTCTTCAGGGACAATTATAGTAACAAGTGAGAAATTAACGTGGAGCACCTCAACAACTCAATCATCCAAACCATCATTTACTGTTAATAATGGGTATGACATCGCTACTTTAAAGAAGGGAAAAATAGAGATCGATGCATCATTAATAAAATATAAAACACAAAATATAATTGGCTATGTAGAAGGGAAGGAAAAGCCTGATTCATTTCTAGTAGTACTGGCGCATTATGATCATTTAGGAAAAATGGGATCAGAAACATATTTCCCGGGAGCTAATGACAATTCAAGTGGCGTAGCAATGCTGCTAACCTTAGCCAAACATTTTAAAGCCAATCCTCCCAAATACTCTATTGTATTTATTGCATTATCGGCTGAAGAGATTGGCATTGTTGGAGCAAAATATTTTGTCGATAACCCATTATTCGATTTGAAGAAGATAAAGTTTTTAGTCAATTTTGATCTTGCAGGTACAGGTGACGATGGTATTAAAGTTGTAAACGGTAGTGTATTTAAGACCTATTTTGATATACTTACACGCTTAAATGAAAAGAATAGCTATTTGAAATCTGTTCAAATCAGGGGTGCTGCATGCAATAGCGATCATTGTCTGTTTTATGATAAAGGTGTACCCTCTTATTATATTTATACCCTAGGCGGAATTCAAGCATATCATGACATTTATGACAAATCGGAAACATTACCGCTAACAGGATTTACTAATTATTCAAAGTTAATGATAGATTTTTTCAATAACTTTTAA
- the cydB gene encoding cytochrome d ubiquinol oxidase subunit II produces MFETLSHIALQQYWWILVSLLGSLLVFLLFVQGGQTLIYQLGKTDTTRSLIINTVGSKWEFTFTTLVTFGGAFFASFPLFYSTSFGGAYWVWIVILFAFVIQAVAYEFRSKPENVLGKRVFDAFLFLNGLLGTILLGAAVSTFFTGSNFTIDNEHHSQWTMASRGLEAALNIQNLSLGLAVFFLSRVLALLYFMNAIDNSEIIEKVKKQLWYNAIPFLVFFLLFTGMLMLKDGFAVNPVTGEVFMQSYKYFINLIDMPLVALLFLAGVVLVLMGIIMPIVSFVKYSNKAIWFAGIGTVLAVFSLFLLAGFNNTAYYPSVAELQSSLTIANSSSSHYTLTAMSYVSLFIPFVLAYIVYVWRAMNSKKLDANDMEKEHVY; encoded by the coding sequence ATGTTTGAAACTTTATCACATATCGCATTACAGCAATACTGGTGGATTCTAGTATCTCTGCTGGGCTCCCTACTTGTATTTTTACTATTTGTACAAGGCGGACAAACACTCATTTACCAATTGGGTAAAACGGACACTACCAGAAGTCTTATAATTAATACCGTTGGCAGTAAATGGGAATTCACTTTTACTACATTGGTAACATTTGGAGGGGCTTTCTTTGCATCTTTCCCTTTATTTTATAGCACAAGCTTTGGTGGTGCTTATTGGGTATGGATAGTTATCCTATTTGCTTTTGTTATTCAGGCCGTTGCCTATGAGTTCCGCTCAAAACCTGAAAACGTTCTTGGCAAAAGGGTTTTCGACGCTTTCCTCTTTTTGAATGGACTATTAGGCACTATACTTTTGGGTGCAGCGGTTAGCACATTTTTTACTGGTTCAAACTTCACTATTGATAACGAACATCATTCGCAATGGACAATGGCTTCGCGTGGTCTTGAGGCTGCTTTAAATATTCAAAACCTGTCGTTGGGTTTGGCAGTATTCTTTTTATCACGCGTTTTGGCTTTACTCTATTTCATGAATGCTATTGACAATTCTGAAATTATTGAGAAGGTAAAAAAACAGCTATGGTATAACGCAATTCCATTCCTAGTATTTTTTCTGCTATTTACAGGAATGCTAATGCTTAAAGATGGTTTTGCGGTAAACCCAGTAACGGGTGAAGTATTTATGCAATCCTACAAGTATTTTATCAATTTAATTGATATGCCTTTAGTAGCCTTATTATTTTTAGCAGGTGTAGTTTTAGTTTTAATGGGCATAATTATGCCAATAGTTTCGTTTGTAAAATATAGCAACAAAGCTATATGGTTTGCAGGAATTGGTACTGTTTTAGCCGTTTTTTCATTGTTCCTTTTGGCTGGTTTCAATAACACTGCTTACTACCCTTCAGTTGCCGAATTACAGAGCTCTCTAACCATTGCTAATAGCTCTTCGAGTCACTATACGCTCACTGCAATGAGCTATGTTTCATTGTTTATCCCTTTCGTGTTAGCTTACATAGTATACGTATGGAGAGCAATGAACAGTAAAAAGTTAGATGCTAACGATATGGAAAAGGAACATGTTTATTAA
- a CDS encoding PAS domain S-box protein, whose protein sequence is MERFNLLINNFESLNKELKIVSTQLKKENKEFYNSIVENSTNYIAVIQEGKFVFINSKGLKLLRCTSSADIIGKNILDTIHADHQYIVIDRLATTSNLPITPVHLKNIRFDKTFFDTESNLIPFVYNKKPATLIISRDITPDLEYNTALQVEEKLRTDILNSFKEVIAFYSINHNIIWLNDAGKEQLNIKDDSYIGELCHNVWFNNNKPCMNCPVVSRVFVPTERIVTLNDNRIWMVRHTPLFDDNGTLTGFVEYRSDITEKENTKNELERSHARQIRAEIANSFGHIESDLTTGLQIWSHGAYNIFGHSYSENQTSHKENFVKYIHHEDSEQVKQLLQLTYNGKKKFDFIFRIIDANDKEKTVRGIGEVRIDPVTKNKKFFGVLQDITHISNLEKQIFDERQKYKMLAENAPLGLILTQNNKPVYINKTTMSWLGLKSLLDFEKIGFVGLFHPNDRKIAEELSLKLKDNNVPSPLVKKLRILNSNGDIRYIRLDLVNNTINCQKYVQTVLIDITSDVLKEKKQKQVAADALYMNQKNTILSEIESVLTKTLTDKKFSKSQKEFKKIFDIINSYKQLDKDWKMLIANFEEVHPDFFSKLKKIHPMLSSNDIKHCACIKMNFETKEIARFFNIKASSVQISRVRLKKKMNLSDSIDLRSYILSF, encoded by the coding sequence ATGGAACGCTTCAATTTACTGATAAATAATTTTGAGTCTTTAAACAAAGAGCTTAAAATAGTAAGCACCCAACTAAAGAAAGAAAACAAAGAGTTTTATAATTCTATTGTTGAAAACTCCACAAATTATATAGCAGTTATTCAGGAAGGGAAGTTTGTTTTTATAAACTCAAAAGGCTTAAAATTATTGCGCTGCACAAGTTCTGCTGATATTATTGGAAAAAATATTCTTGATACAATACATGCCGATCATCAATATATCGTAATCGATCGTCTGGCAACTACATCTAATTTACCCATTACGCCTGTACACCTAAAAAATATCCGATTCGATAAGACTTTTTTCGATACTGAGAGTAATCTGATTCCTTTTGTTTACAATAAAAAACCAGCAACGCTCATTATAAGTCGCGATATTACTCCCGATTTGGAGTATAATACGGCATTACAGGTTGAAGAAAAACTTCGCACCGATATTCTCAACTCATTTAAAGAAGTTATTGCTTTTTATAGCATCAACCACAACATTATATGGCTCAACGATGCTGGTAAGGAGCAACTTAACATAAAGGATGATTCTTACATTGGTGAATTATGTCATAATGTATGGTTTAACAATAATAAGCCCTGTATGAATTGCCCCGTAGTTAGCCGTGTATTCGTACCTACAGAGAGGATTGTTACCCTTAATGATAATAGAATATGGATGGTAAGGCACACCCCATTATTCGATGATAATGGAACCCTAACAGGTTTTGTCGAGTACAGATCTGATATTACCGAAAAAGAAAACACAAAGAATGAACTGGAGCGGAGTCATGCTCGACAAATTCGTGCTGAAATTGCCAATTCATTTGGTCATATAGAAAGCGATTTAACCACAGGGCTTCAAATATGGTCGCACGGAGCTTATAATATCTTTGGGCATAGCTACAGCGAAAATCAAACATCGCACAAAGAAAATTTTGTCAAATATATTCACCATGAGGATTCCGAGCAGGTTAAGCAATTGCTTCAACTTACCTATAACGGAAAGAAAAAATTTGATTTTATCTTCAGAATTATCGATGCCAATGATAAGGAGAAAACTGTTCGCGGAATTGGCGAAGTCAGAATAGATCCAGTAACTAAAAACAAAAAATTCTTTGGCGTATTACAGGATATAACCCATATCTCAAATCTTGAGAAGCAAATATTTGATGAGCGTCAGAAATATAAAATGCTTGCCGAAAATGCTCCGTTAGGGCTTATTCTAACGCAGAACAACAAACCTGTTTACATCAATAAAACCACTATGAGTTGGCTTGGACTCAAATCCTTATTAGATTTCGAGAAGATTGGTTTTGTTGGATTATTCCACCCAAATGATAGAAAAATTGCCGAAGAGCTATCCCTAAAATTAAAAGACAACAACGTTCCTTCACCGTTAGTTAAAAAACTAAGGATTTTAAATAGCAATGGTGATATTCGTTATATCAGACTCGATTTAGTAAACAATACGATTAATTGCCAGAAATATGTGCAAACCGTATTAATCGATATTACCTCCGATGTTCTAAAAGAGAAAAAACAGAAGCAGGTTGCTGCTGATGCTTTATACATGAATCAAAAGAATACAATCCTGTCCGAAATAGAAAGTGTTTTAACTAAAACTCTCACCGATAAGAAATTCTCAAAAAGCCAAAAGGAGTTCAAGAAGATATTTGATATCATTAACAGCTATAAACAATTGGATAAAGACTGGAAAATGCTTATAGCCAACTTTGAAGAGGTACATCCTGATTTTTTTAGTAAACTCAAGAAAATACACCCAATGTTATCATCAAACGATATCAAACATTGTGCCTGCATAAAAATGAATTTCGAAACAAAAGAGATTGCACGTTTCTTTAATATTAAAGCCTCATCGGTTCAAATTAGCAGGGTTCGGTTAAAGAAAAAAATGAATCTATCCGATTCAATTGATTTAAGAAGTTATATTTTGAGTTTCTAA
- a CDS encoding cytochrome ubiquinol oxidase subunit I, whose product MTQLYDPTLVDWSRAQFALTAIYHWCFVPLTLGLSFIVAFMETLYVKTGNEEWKRITKFWMTLFGINFAIGVATGIILEFEFGTNWSNYSWFVGDIFGAPLAVEGIMAFFIESTFVAVMFFGWNKVSKKFHLVSTWLAAIGANLSALWILVANSWMQYPVGMHFNPDMTRNEMTNFWDVLFSPVAINKFLHTVSSGYVLSAVFVIGVSAWYMLKNREIRFAKLSILVAAVFGLITSLFIILTGDHSARLMAKHQPMKFAAMENIYQGQRKAPLVVFGVLKNNNTDSLAKEDFAFKLEIPNFLSSMAFLDANAYVPGIKDIVQGNSEHGIISASEKIQKGKIAIQTLRDYNTAKKTKDYDKAKESLSILNANYNYFGYGYLTDAKQIVPPVKLTFYSFRIMVALGFWFVVLFVLVLIFLFRNRLENKRWFFRAAIISIPLAYLASQLGWAVTEVGRQPWVIQDLMPAITAVSNINVGSVKITFALFAIIFTILLIAEIKIMLKQIKIGPKDGGNE is encoded by the coding sequence ATGACACAACTTTATGACCCTACTCTGGTTGATTGGTCTCGGGCTCAATTTGCCCTTACGGCCATTTATCACTGGTGTTTTGTGCCTCTAACTCTAGGACTTTCGTTTATTGTTGCCTTTATGGAAACACTCTACGTTAAAACTGGAAACGAAGAATGGAAACGAATTACCAAGTTTTGGATGACCCTTTTCGGTATAAATTTCGCTATTGGTGTGGCAACTGGTATTATACTCGAATTCGAGTTTGGTACCAACTGGTCAAACTATTCATGGTTTGTTGGCGATATTTTTGGTGCTCCGCTTGCTGTTGAAGGGATAATGGCATTTTTCATCGAAAGCACCTTTGTTGCAGTTATGTTCTTTGGATGGAACAAAGTCAGCAAAAAATTTCATTTGGTTTCTACATGGCTTGCCGCTATAGGCGCAAATCTTTCTGCACTATGGATTCTGGTTGCAAACTCGTGGATGCAATACCCTGTTGGCATGCACTTCAATCCCGATATGACCCGTAACGAGATGACCAATTTCTGGGATGTGCTTTTTTCACCAGTGGCTATCAACAAATTTTTACACACCGTTTCGTCTGGTTATGTATTATCCGCTGTTTTTGTAATAGGAGTTAGCGCTTGGTATATGCTAAAAAATCGCGAAATACGTTTTGCTAAGCTTAGCATTTTGGTTGCCGCAGTTTTTGGTTTAATTACGTCATTATTCATCATCCTTACAGGCGACCATTCTGCACGATTAATGGCAAAGCATCAACCCATGAAATTCGCTGCAATGGAAAATATCTATCAGGGACAACGTAAGGCTCCGCTTGTAGTTTTTGGGGTTCTTAAAAACAATAATACCGATAGTTTGGCTAAAGAAGATTTTGCATTTAAACTCGAAATACCAAACTTCTTGTCTTCTATGGCATTTCTCGATGCTAATGCATATGTTCCAGGTATTAAAGATATAGTGCAAGGCAATAGCGAACACGGCATTATATCTGCCTCTGAAAAAATCCAAAAAGGTAAAATAGCAATACAAACTTTAAGAGATTATAATACTGCCAAAAAAACTAAAGATTATGATAAAGCGAAAGAATCTCTTTCCATATTAAATGCAAATTACAATTACTTTGGCTATGGCTACCTTACCGATGCCAAACAAATAGTACCTCCTGTTAAATTAACTTTTTATTCATTCCGTATAATGGTTGCCCTTGGTTTCTGGTTTGTTGTTCTTTTTGTACTTGTTTTGATTTTTCTATTTCGCAATCGCTTGGAAAATAAACGCTGGTTCTTCCGTGCTGCTATTATCAGTATACCATTAGCATATCTTGCATCACAACTTGGATGGGCAGTTACAGAGGTTGGTCGCCAACCTTGGGTTATTCAGGATTTAATGCCTGCCATAACTGCTGTTTCAAATATAAATGTTGGTTCGGTAAAAATAACTTTCGCCCTTTTTGCCATCATTTTCACGATATTGCTAATTGCAGAAATCAAGATTATGCTAAAACAAATTAAAATTGGTCCTAAAGATGGAGGAAACGAATAA